The following are encoded in a window of Staphylococcus piscifermentans genomic DNA:
- a CDS encoding APC family permease: MGQTNKENIHKKVDRGDLQQNLSEKFVWAIAYGSCIGWGSFILPGDWIKQSGSISAAIGITIGALLMIVIAVSYGALVEHFPVSGGAFAFSYLSFGRYVSFFSSWFLTFGYICVVALNATAFSLLLKFMLPGVLEHGKLYTIAGWDVYLTEIIIATVLLLVFMLITIRGAHVSGSLQYYFCVAMVIVVLLMFFGSFFGKDFAFSNLQPLTAAHEGWFTSIIMIVAVAPWAYVGFDNIPQTAEEFSFSPNKTFKLIVYSLLAAAGTYILMILYTAWLGKSGSSLNGNLWVTGAVTKSAFGYVGLAVLAIAIIMGIFTGLNGFLMSASRLLFSMGRSGIMPKVFSKLHPVYKTPYVAIIFLVALTLIAPWLGRTALTWIVDMSSTGVSVAYLITCLSAAKLFSYNKASNTYAPIYKTFAIIGSIFAAIFLGLLLIPGSPAALSVPSYIALAGWLILGLIFFVVRYPKLKNINKDELSRLILDTSQAKVESMIDEPDSEKESPGEQGPTKEKN, from the coding sequence ATGGGACAGACAAATAAAGAAAATATCCATAAAAAAGTAGATCGTGGAGATTTACAGCAAAACCTATCAGAGAAATTCGTGTGGGCCATTGCATATGGCTCATGTATCGGTTGGGGTTCCTTTATCCTGCCGGGTGACTGGATTAAACAATCCGGTTCCATTTCCGCAGCCATCGGAATTACCATCGGGGCATTACTGATGATTGTTATCGCCGTCAGTTACGGAGCGCTCGTCGAACACTTTCCAGTTTCCGGCGGTGCATTTGCATTCAGTTACTTAAGTTTCGGACGTTATGTCAGTTTCTTCTCATCATGGTTCCTGACATTCGGTTACATTTGCGTAGTGGCCTTGAACGCCACCGCCTTTAGTTTACTGTTGAAATTTATGTTGCCAGGCGTGCTAGAACACGGCAAGCTATATACTATTGCAGGATGGGATGTTTATTTAACTGAAATCATCATTGCTACTGTTTTATTACTCGTATTTATGTTGATTACCATTCGCGGTGCCCACGTATCAGGCAGCTTGCAGTATTATTTCTGCGTGGCTATGGTCATTGTCGTATTACTCATGTTCTTCGGTTCATTTTTCGGAAAGGACTTTGCGTTCAGCAACTTGCAGCCTTTAACAGCCGCACATGAAGGATGGTTTACATCTATTATCATGATTGTCGCTGTCGCACCATGGGCATACGTCGGATTCGACAATATTCCGCAAACAGCAGAAGAATTCAGCTTTTCACCTAACAAAACCTTTAAACTGATCGTTTACAGCTTACTTGCTGCAGCAGGTACATACATTTTGATGATCTTATACACTGCATGGCTAGGCAAAAGCGGTTCAAGCTTAAACGGTAATCTATGGGTGACAGGAGCAGTTACAAAATCAGCATTCGGTTACGTCGGACTTGCAGTACTTGCGATTGCAATTATCATGGGAATCTTTACAGGACTCAACGGTTTCCTAATGAGTGCCAGCAGACTCCTCTTCTCAATGGGGCGTTCAGGCATCATGCCGAAAGTCTTCAGCAAACTGCATCCCGTCTATAAAACACCATACGTCGCGATTATCTTCCTAGTCGCATTAACCTTAATCGCACCATGGCTAGGACGTACCGCACTGACATGGATTGTCGATATGTCCTCAACAGGCGTATCCGTAGCCTATCTCATCACATGCTTATCAGCAGCGAAACTATTCAGCTATAACAAGGCAAGCAACACCTACGCACCCATCTACAAGACCTTTGCCATTATCGGTTCAATCTTTGCAGCCATCTTCCTAGGACTACTACTTATTCCAGGATCACCCGCTGCACTATCCGTACCATCCTATATCGCCTTAGCCGGTTGGTTGATACTCGGACTCATCTTCTTTGTCGTCCGTTATCCTAAACTGAAGAACATTAACAAAGACGAACTCAGTCGCTTAATCCTAGACACCAGCCAAGCTAAAGTTGAATCCATGATAGACGAACCCGATTCAGAAAAAGAAAGCCCTGGAGAGCAGGGACCCACAAAAGAGAAAAACTAA
- a CDS encoding DUF423 domain-containing protein, with protein sequence MKTFLALGAGAAALSVATGAFGAHALEGKLSEHYIDVWQKATQYEMYHSLGLIGIGILSGTTKMNLKAAGWMMFGGIVIFSGSLYVLSLTQIKPLGAITPIGGVLFIASWVTLLAQALKIKK encoded by the coding sequence ATGAAAACATTTCTAGCATTAGGTGCAGGAGCTGCAGCACTTTCAGTTGCAACAGGCGCATTCGGTGCCCACGCTTTAGAAGGCAAATTATCAGAACACTATATAGATGTTTGGCAAAAAGCCACACAATACGAAATGTACCACAGCTTAGGCTTAATCGGCATCGGTATCTTAAGTGGTACAACAAAAATGAATTTGAAAGCAGCAGGATGGATGATGTTCGGCGGAATTGTCATCTTCAGCGGCTCACTTTACGTATTATCATTAACACAAATCAAACCATTAGGCGCAATCACTCCAATCGGCGGTGTTCTCTTTATTGCGTCATGGGTGACTTTATTGGCACAAGCTTTAAAAATTAAAAAATAA
- a CDS encoding DUF5327 family protein, whose amino-acid sequence MDKDKIIALIEQELVQADEAGSETDFQKHMYAIHTLTALYTDSAPASQYKQSRPIAQQYTSNQTAGASMSSTTSTAQTKVSAAEIEAMGGKVNTSNTSTPPGNSNKMVTDDELGNGDSIFDF is encoded by the coding sequence GTGGATAAAGATAAAATTATTGCGTTGATTGAGCAAGAACTCGTGCAGGCAGATGAGGCAGGCAGCGAAACGGATTTTCAAAAACACATGTATGCCATTCACACACTGACAGCGCTGTATACAGACAGTGCGCCAGCTTCTCAATATAAACAGAGCAGACCAATAGCACAGCAATATACATCTAACCAAACGGCAGGAGCCTCTATGTCGAGCACAACCAGTACTGCACAAACTAAGGTGTCAGCTGCAGAAATCGAAGCAATGGGCGGTAAAGTGAACACATCAAATACATCGACACCACCTGGCAATTCCAATAAAATGGTAACTGATGATGAACTTGGCAACGGAGATTCCATCTTTGATTTTTAG
- a CDS encoding uracil-DNA glycosylase encodes MNWSEVFHDITSRHDFKAMHDFLDKEYSTKTVYPDKENIYQAFDLTSFDKVKVVIIGQDPYHGPKQAHGLAFSVQPEGKFPPSLRNMYKELEDDIGCRRTVSHLQDWAREGVLLLNTVLTVRKGEAASHRNIGWEVFTDEIIKAVSEYRDHVVFILWGKPAQQKERLIDTSKHAVIKSVHPSPLSAYRGFFGSKPYSKANAYLEKIGETPIDWCGEEAQRG; translated from the coding sequence ATGAACTGGTCAGAAGTGTTTCATGACATTACAAGTCGACACGATTTTAAAGCAATGCATGATTTTTTAGACAAAGAATATTCAACTAAAACGGTTTATCCAGATAAAGAAAATATATATCAAGCCTTCGATTTAACATCCTTCGACAAAGTGAAAGTCGTTATTATCGGTCAAGATCCTTATCATGGCCCGAAACAAGCTCATGGTTTAGCTTTTTCAGTGCAGCCAGAAGGAAAATTCCCGCCATCTTTACGCAACATGTATAAGGAATTAGAAGACGATATCGGATGCAGACGTACGGTATCGCATTTGCAAGACTGGGCCAGAGAAGGCGTCTTGCTCTTAAACACCGTTTTAACTGTACGTAAAGGCGAAGCGGCCTCACACCGTAATATTGGCTGGGAAGTTTTTACAGACGAGATTATCAAAGCGGTTTCTGAGTATCGTGACCATGTCGTTTTCATTTTATGGGGCAAACCTGCGCAACAAAAGGAAAGACTGATTGATACATCAAAACATGCAGTGATTAAATCTGTACATCCAAGTCCCTTATCAGCTTATCGCGGTTTCTTCGGCTCTAAGCCATATTCTAAAGCGAATGCATATTTAGAAAAAATCGGCGAAACACCGATCGATTGGTGCGGAGAGGAGGCGCAGCGTGGATAA
- the thiD gene encoding bifunctional hydroxymethylpyrimidine kinase/phosphomethylpyrimidine kinase, whose product MALKKVLTIAGSDTSAGAGMQADLKTFQELDTYGMVALAAVVTMDPKTWSHDVTPLPFELFNKQLETAISIGPDAVKTGMLGSEEIIKRAGEAFTESGAKYFVVDPVMVCKGEDEVLNPGNTDAMIKYLLPKATVTTPNLFEAGQLSGLGTLKSIDDMKKAAKIIYDQGAENVVIKGGKALDQEKSYDLYYDGDKYYQLTTDMFQQSYNHGAGCTFAAATTANLANGQSPKDAVVNAKAFVASAIKHGWKMNDFVGPVDHGAYNRIEKIDVDVKEV is encoded by the coding sequence ATGGCTTTGAAAAAGGTTTTAACGATTGCTGGCTCTGATACAAGTGCAGGGGCTGGTATGCAAGCAGATTTGAAAACGTTCCAAGAGTTGGATACGTACGGCATGGTCGCTTTGGCGGCGGTGGTAACGATGGATCCGAAGACTTGGTCGCATGATGTGACTCCGCTTCCGTTTGAGTTGTTCAACAAGCAATTGGAAACGGCGATTTCTATCGGACCGGATGCTGTCAAAACGGGTATGTTAGGTTCTGAAGAAATTATTAAACGTGCAGGTGAAGCGTTTACTGAATCTGGCGCGAAATATTTTGTGGTGGACCCGGTAATGGTCTGCAAAGGTGAAGATGAAGTATTAAATCCTGGCAATACAGATGCAATGATTAAATATTTATTACCGAAAGCAACTGTTACAACACCAAACTTGTTTGAAGCGGGTCAATTGTCTGGTTTAGGTACTTTGAAATCGATTGATGACATGAAAAAAGCAGCGAAAATCATTTATGATCAAGGTGCTGAAAATGTAGTCATTAAAGGTGGCAAAGCGTTGGATCAAGAGAAATCTTATGACTTGTACTATGACGGCGACAAATACTACCAATTAACTACTGATATGTTCCAACAAAGTTATAATCACGGTGCGGGCTGTACGTTCGCAGCTGCGACAACTGCTAATTTGGCAAATGGCCAATCTCCTAAAGATGCAGTGGTTAATGCGAAGGCCTTTGTGGCTTCTGCGATTAAACATGGTTGGAAAATGAATGACTTCGTCGGTCCTGTGGATCACGGTGCCTATAACCGTATCGAAAAAATCGACGTGGATGTTAAAGAAGTATAA
- a CDS encoding MFS transporter, with amino-acid sequence MRFDKNKINRVDASVAKRSVVATGIGNAMEWFDFGLYSYLAVIISKNFFSDVQNDQLKLVFTFATFAIAFLLRPVGGIVFGIIGDKFGRKIVLTITIVMMAISTVLIGCLPTYGQIGVWAPILLLVGRVIQGFSTGGEYAGAMVYVAETAPDNRRNSLGSGLEIGTLSGYIAASVLCGVLFFSLSDAQMAAWGWRIPFFFGLILGFVGLYLRTHLQETPIYENELSSGNERDKISFWTSIRFYYKDIIVCFVMVVFFNVTNYMVTSYLPSYLEEVIGVKNGMVTVLITCIMAIMIPLALFYGKTADKIGDKKVMLFGLSGVILFSILAFWLINFKAILPVAIGILILGIFLATYEGTMPGTLPTIFFTHIRYRTLAITFNISVSIFGGTTPLIATALVAKTGNPLMPAFYLTAISIIGFLVILFMHTNTASKSLKGSYPNVDTEADFEKAANNPKESLWWVQEKKKREKDTGIDMKGIN; translated from the coding sequence ATGCGTTTTGATAAAAACAAAATTAATCGCGTGGATGCCAGTGTGGCTAAGAGGAGTGTGGTCGCAACTGGGATTGGTAACGCTATGGAATGGTTCGACTTCGGTCTCTATTCTTATTTGGCTGTTATCATTAGTAAGAACTTCTTTTCAGATGTTCAAAATGATCAATTAAAATTAGTATTTACATTTGCAACGTTTGCAATTGCATTTTTATTACGCCCTGTCGGAGGCATCGTCTTCGGTATTATTGGGGATAAATTCGGACGGAAAATTGTATTGACCATCACGATTGTGATGATGGCTATTTCTACAGTACTGATCGGTTGTTTGCCAACCTATGGGCAAATAGGAGTATGGGCACCTATTCTATTATTAGTCGGTAGGGTCATCCAAGGATTTTCAACTGGAGGAGAGTATGCAGGAGCCATGGTGTATGTAGCTGAAACGGCACCTGATAACCGACGTAATTCATTAGGAAGCGGATTAGAAATCGGTACTTTATCGGGTTATATTGCCGCTTCCGTACTATGTGGTGTTTTATTCTTCTCATTATCAGATGCGCAAATGGCCGCTTGGGGTTGGAGAATTCCTTTCTTCTTCGGTCTGATTTTAGGTTTCGTCGGATTGTACTTGAGAACACATTTACAAGAAACGCCGATTTATGAGAACGAATTATCTAGCGGTAATGAACGTGACAAAATCAGTTTTTGGACAAGCATACGTTTCTATTACAAAGATATTATCGTTTGTTTCGTAATGGTCGTATTCTTTAATGTAACGAACTATATGGTAACCTCATATTTGCCGTCTTATTTAGAAGAAGTGATCGGCGTCAAAAATGGTATGGTAACCGTCTTGATAACTTGTATTATGGCGATTATGATTCCGCTAGCATTATTCTATGGTAAAACAGCAGATAAAATCGGTGATAAGAAAGTAATGTTATTTGGTTTAAGCGGTGTAATTCTCTTCAGTATTTTGGCATTCTGGTTGATTAACTTCAAGGCCATTTTGCCAGTCGCTATCGGAATTTTAATCTTAGGTATTTTCCTAGCGACTTACGAAGGAACAATGCCAGGCACGTTGCCGACAATTTTCTTCACACACATACGTTATCGTACATTAGCAATTACCTTTAATATTTCCGTTTCTATATTCGGTGGTACTACACCACTTATCGCCACTGCACTTGTGGCAAAAACAGGTAATCCATTAATGCCGGCGTTTTATCTTACAGCCATCAGTATCATTGGTTTCTTGGTTATACTCTTTATGCATACTAATACAGCCAGCAAGTCTTTAAAAGGATCATATCCGAACGTTGATACTGAGGCAGATTTTGAAAAAGCAGCCAATAACCCTAAAGAATCATTATGGTGGGTTCAAGAAAAGAAAAAACGTGAAAAAGATACAGGTATTGATATGAAAGGCATCAATTAA